The nucleotide sequence TGTTTTTCAGGGATGTGAAGATAATGATGATATTGCACTTCCTACCTCGCTTCAAATTAATGATTTTATTTGGAAAGGACTTAATATAAATTACTTATGGCAAGCGGATGTTTCTAATTTAGCAGATAATCGATTTCCAAATCAAGGACAATACACCAGCTTTTTGTCTAATTATACTCCCGAGGATTTATTTAATGTTTTGCGAATTGATAAGTCAATTGATCGCTTTAGTTGGATTGTAAGTGATTATACGGTATTAGAGCAGGCTTTGCAGGGAACGACAAAAAATAACGGAATAGAGTTTGGATTGAGCTATAAACCAGGAAGTCAAACGGAAATTATTGGCTATGTTCGATATATAATTCCGGGTTCAGATGCTGCCACAAAAAATATAAAACGAGGGGATATATTTTATGCAGTTAACAATGTGTCGCTGACGATTTCAAATTATTCATCGCTTTTATATAGTGCAGCGGAAAATTATAGTTTAAGTTTTGCTGATTTTGATGGAACCAATTTTATTCCTAATGGTAAAGTTATTGATTTTACAAAAACGGTTTTGAATGAAAATCCTATTTTTATCAATAAGATAATCAATTCAGGAAGTCATAAGATAGGCTATTTAATGTATAATGGATTTTATTCCAATTATGATGTACAATTAAATAATGCTTTTGGTTTTTTAAAAAGTGAAGGGATTACGGATTTGGTATTAGACTTAAGATATAACGGTGGAGGGTCTGTGCTTACGGCAACACGATTAGCAAGTATGATAACAGGACAGTTCACTAATCAAGTTTTTACTAAACTAACCTATAATAAAAAAAAGAGTGCTAATAATGTGAATTACCTATTTCCTAGTAAAATTAGCGCTACAGAGATTAATAGTTTAAACTTATCTAAAATATACATACTAACAACGCAAAGTACGGCTTCTGCAAGTGAATTAATTATTAATGGTTTGTCTCCGTATATTAATGTTATACAAATAGGGGATGTGACTTACGGTAAAAACGTTGCTTCGGTTACTTTGTATGATTCTTCTAATTTTAGTTCTTCAAATCGAAATCCAGATCATAAATATGCAATGCAGCCTATTGTAGCCAAATCAGTAAATAAAAATGGTTTTGGCGAGTACGAAAAAGGATTGGTTCCTAATCATAGTTTGAAAGAGTCATTACGTACACTTGGTGTTCTTGGTGATGCCTCAGAACCATTATTAAGTACAGCAATTGGGAAAATTACAGGTACAAGTAGATGGGTAAAACAAACTACGGAAAATGGAGCGATAGACTTAGTTAATGATTCAAAAACCTTAAGTGGTCGTAACGAATTGCATATTGAGTAGTAGTAAAGAACTGTTGAAATTTGTTTTATTGTTATATTTTGTCTAGTCATGAAAAATATGCTATCCTAAGTAGAAAATAGTAGTTATGTTCAGTTATTGTCTAGTTTGAAATTCATTAAGTCACTCCATGAATAATTAATTTTGTATATGGATTAATCTTGATTCAAATGAATTAAAAT is from Flavobacterium sp. NG2 and encodes:
- a CDS encoding S41 family peptidase, whose translation is MKIRLSILFFFLVAGFVFQGCEDNDDIALPTSLQINDFIWKGLNINYLWQADVSNLADNRFPNQGQYTSFLSNYTPEDLFNVLRIDKSIDRFSWIVSDYTVLEQALQGTTKNNGIEFGLSYKPGSQTEIIGYVRYIIPGSDAATKNIKRGDIFYAVNNVSLTISNYSSLLYSAAENYSLSFADFDGTNFIPNGKVIDFTKTVLNENPIFINKIINSGSHKIGYLMYNGFYSNYDVQLNNAFGFLKSEGITDLVLDLRYNGGGSVLTATRLASMITGQFTNQVFTKLTYNKKKSANNVNYLFPSKISATEINSLNLSKIYILTTQSTASASELIINGLSPYINVIQIGDVTYGKNVASVTLYDSSNFSSSNRNPDHKYAMQPIVAKSVNKNGFGEYEKGLVPNHSLKESLRTLGVLGDASEPLLSTAIGKITGTSRWVKQTTENGAIDLVNDSKTLSGRNELHIE